The window ACGGGATCAAGTCGTCGGTCGGGTCACTGCTTCGAATCGCCGCAATCGCTTCGATGATGGTTTCGCTGACTGAGTACAGACTCGCCGAATCGTGGTATACGTGGTAGCCCCGGGGTTCGCCCGCTACGAGTGTCGGTTCACTCGCTTCTGTCCCCCCGTTAGAGTGCATGTCGCAATACCGTGCTACCGGTATGGGATGGAGAGCTATAAAATTACGTCTCGGGTCGGCTCGGGTGGTAGTCCGTGTCGTATTCGCCCGGTTGACCGTCCATCCGATCGGGGTTGATGCGACCGCCGAGAAGCATGAAGTCCACGAGCGTCAGTGCCACCATCGCTTCAACGACCGGCACACCGCGTGGCGGAAGTACTGGATCGTGTCGTCCCACGACCTGGACGTCTTCTTTCTCCCCGGTTTCCCAGTCCACGGTGGACTGCGTTTTCGGAATCGAGGTCGGTGCGTGGAGGGTTACTTCGCCGTAAATCGGTTCGCCGGTGGTGATTCCGCCCTGCAACCCACCGTGTCGGTTGGAGACCGGTTTCGGGTCGCCGTTCGAATCGAACTCCCACTCATCGTTCCTGTCGTGTCCGGCCCACTCGCGTGCCTCCCTGCCGAGTCCGAACTCGAAGGCAGTGCTCGCCGGGACAGCCATCAGTGCCTGTCCGAGCCGCGCTTCGACCGAATCGAAGCGCGGCGCACCAAGCCCGCGAGGGATACCGCGAGCCTCGAAATATATCG of the Haladaptatus caseinilyticus genome contains:
- a CDS encoding HalOD1 output domain-containing protein — encoded protein: MHSNGGTEASEPTLVAGEPRGYHVYHDSASLYSVSETIIEAIAAIRSSDPTDDLIPLTDVVDPDALNSLFADTHTGSKRNEGHIVFSVNGFDVFVHANGHIFIRERQGT